DNA sequence from the Bacteroidia bacterium genome:
GTCTCCCAGATGCCCCCGCAACGAATGAGCAACCGTAGCTCCTTTTTCATAAGAAGTAGTGCCGTATGTTTTATCTTGCGGTACTCCAGATACAGGATAATAATCACCGTCATCTAAATGTGCATTGATTAGCACAGACCGGTGGATGTTTCGTAAGTATATTTTAAGTTCATCGTAGATAGCTTCTTTAAAGATGGCTTCACAATAGCGGGCAAAGCCTTCGTTGAGCCACATATCTTCGGCGGTAGCGCAGGTTGCTAAATTCCCAAACCAATGATGCGAAAGCTCGTGTGCCCAAAGAGTTTCATAGATAGTATTTCCATTGATGGTAACGGTTGGGTAGGCAATATTAGTAGCGTGTTCCATAGCCCCACCGGTAAATGGAACAGATACATAACCCACTCTTTCCCAATGATATGGCCCAAAACGATTTTCAAAAGCTAATAAAGTCGCTTTTAGTTTAGCGAAGGAAAGAGTTGCTTTTAGTGAATCTGTTGGACGCACATATAATGCGATTGGAATACTTCCCAATGCACCTTGAACCGTATCACGAACCACAGTATATTGAGAAGCTGCCATACCGGCCAAATATGTAGGAATCGGATCTCTGAGCTGCCAGTGAAAGGTGTGTGTGCCGTTTCCATTATCGGTTGTTGTTAGTAATGTTCCGCTACAAACGGCTGTACGGGCAGTTGAAACGGTGATGTAAAAATCATAAGTAGCTCGATCAGTGAAGTTATCTACACAAGGAAACCAAACTTTCCCAAAATTATGCGGTATTTGGGTCAGGGAAACCCCTAAGTTAAAAGCAACGCTGGTATCATTGCTAAAATAAAAACCTCCGAAACCGGCAGGATCTTGCATTGGTTGCCCATGATAAAAAACCTGTATAGTGCTTTGCTGCCCATTAGCCAAAGGCGTAGGAAGGTTCACCCGAAGAAGTGTATCATTGTATAAGTAGGTGGTCGGTACATTGTTTACCCAAACAGAATCTACAATTAACCGGAGAAGTTCAAGTTCAACGGTTGTTAGGCCGGCTTGCTGGGCGTGAATGGTAACATCGGTTTTGGCATAAACCTGTTTTGCAGCAAAGCTCGGAATAGACATCTGAATGGCATAATGCTCTACATCAAATTGTTGTGAGAATAATGCGAAACAGCTTCCGAAAAAAAAAGGCAATAGAAATAGTTTTTTCATATTCAAGACGATGCGGGTAAATGTACTGTAAATGTTGTTAATATTGGTGAGCTATGGACGAAGATAGCACCTTTTAGATCTTCTTCTACGATTCTACGTACTAAATAAAGCCCAAGTCCGGTATTTTCACTTTTGTTTTTGGTGGTAAAGAAGGGTTCAAATATACGTGAGCGTATGTCTGGGGGGATTTCCTGCCCGTTATTCGCGAAGCTGATTTGCCAATGTCCTACGGTTCTGGTAGCTGTAATGGTAACTTCCCCCGCAGTTCCTATAGCAGCTATTGCATTTTGCAGTAGTTGAAACCAAACTTGATTTAGGCTATCGGGTGAGCAACGCAAGGTTTCTGTTTTTGCCTCGTGGATATTCTTGATAATCTTGGTGCTCGGTGTTAGCCGATTTACCAGTAACGATAGGGAAAACTCAATGCTGTCTGCAATATTAATTTCTTTTTGGAAGCTATTGACTCGTAGCTGCTTTACAAGTGCACTGATTGAATGAGTTGTCTTTTCTGTTTTGAGTAACGAACTTTTGATAAA
Encoded proteins:
- a CDS encoding T9SS type A sorting domain-containing protein: MKKLFLLPFFFGSCFALFSQQFDVEHYAIQMSIPSFAAKQVYAKTDVTIHAQQAGLTTVELELLRLIVDSVWVNNVPTTYLYNDTLLRVNLPTPLANGQQSTIQVFYHGQPMQDPAGFGGFYFSNDTSVAFNLGVSLTQIPHNFGKVWFPCVDNFTDRATYDFYITVSTARTAVCSGTLLTTTDNGNGTHTFHWQLRDPIPTYLAGMAASQYTVVRDTVQGALGSIPIALYVRPTDSLKATLSFAKLKATLLAFENRFGPYHWERVGYVSVPFTGGAMEHATNIAYPTVTINGNTIYETLWAHELSHHWFGNLATCATAEDMWLNEGFARYCEAIFKEAIYDELKIYLRNIHRSVLINAHLDDGDYYPVSGVPQDKTYGTTSYEKGATVAHSLRGHLGDSTFFAAMKQYLDHFKFRHHSSDSLKQYLSSYSGLNLQGFFDGWVFSPGWTHHEIDSFSTQGNTATIYLSQKLNNKPNYVNNNRVEITFMDNNWHKSVQVMTYSGLQGQQSFTLPFVPTLAMIDLEEKLCDATTDAYKIVQAGFSGKIDYPQTQCSLDVKTASPTDSAFWRVQMHWVTPDNFKVPVSGVRLASRYWTVEGIAATNQVVSGYFAYDARTTGAFRYLDTPWLTMREDSIVMFYRKNTEDDWAQISATPNYLNNLNDKVGEMRVDSLKFGQYCLGIKDSLVTTALPLNQYDQALTIFPNPTNHYLNIRWEHKAKAQITIRNSEGQIIQKMPINSPQTLTISTEEMAAGNYLLTLEVNNKTRLHRRFVVY